Proteins found in one Lysinibacillus fusiformis genomic segment:
- a CDS encoding ABC transporter permease, whose protein sequence is MMERFYNPVLVKELKLRFRSFKSFSGLMFYLAVLCIFIAGFLLLTTEFTGKGFFRPETSFMMFAVLTILQMALVLFITPSLTAGAISSEREKQTLNILLTTTQSSTQIVVGKLLSSVAFLVLMLVAGLPLYSLVFLFGGVSPSQLISIFLFYLVTVVAIGSIGVMFSTITKRTIVAMIATYGSIIFLGGITAFFFFLTMAFHQMGNTIGTGTSFMTYFWASINPGALMLTLISPEMGDALSELSGVKLPVWITYLIAYILIIVLCLTIAIKKLRANMKSNR, encoded by the coding sequence ATGATGGAAAGATTTTATAATCCAGTACTTGTAAAAGAATTGAAGTTACGCTTCCGTTCTTTTAAAAGCTTTTCCGGTTTAATGTTTTATTTAGCAGTACTGTGTATTTTCATTGCAGGGTTTTTATTGCTTACAACTGAATTTACTGGCAAAGGCTTCTTTAGACCAGAGACAAGCTTTATGATGTTTGCTGTGCTAACCATTTTACAAATGGCATTAGTTCTTTTCATTACACCAAGTTTGACTGCAGGTGCCATTAGTAGTGAGCGCGAAAAGCAAACATTAAATATTTTATTAACAACGACACAAAGTTCTACACAAATTGTTGTTGGAAAATTACTATCTTCTGTAGCATTTCTAGTATTGATGCTGGTAGCGGGATTGCCACTATATAGCTTAGTGTTTCTATTCGGTGGTGTGTCGCCTTCACAGCTTATTTCTATATTTTTATTTTATTTAGTCACTGTAGTAGCCATTGGTAGCATAGGCGTGATGTTCTCCACAATTACAAAAAGAACCATTGTTGCCATGATTGCCACATATGGCTCAATCATTTTCTTGGGTGGTATTACAGCATTCTTCTTCTTTTTAACAATGGCCTTTCATCAAATGGGTAACACCATTGGAACAGGTACCTCCTTTATGACCTATTTCTGGGCGTCTATTAATCCAGGTGCTTTGATGCTGACACTTATTTCTCCGGAAATGGGAGATGCGCTTAGCGAACTTTCAGGCGTGAAATTACCTGTTTGGATTACCTATTTAATAGCGTATATCTTGATTATCGTTTTATGCCTAACAATCGCCATTAAAAAATTACGTGCCAACATGAAAAGTAATCGATGA